One part of the Anaeromyxobacter sp. Fw109-5 genome encodes these proteins:
- a CDS encoding aldo/keto reductase, whose protein sequence is MEQRKLGQQGLTVSAVGLGCMGMSEFYGPADEAESIATIHRALELGVTFLDTADMYGPFKNEELVGQALRGRRDRAVLATKFGNERGADGSWLGVNGRPEYVRSACDASLRRLGVEVIDLYYQHRVDPKVPIEDAVGAMAELVRAGKVRYLGLSEAAAGTIRRAHAVHPITALQSEYSLWSREPEDEILPTVRALGIGFVAYSPLGRGFLSGQIRSIDDLPADDYRRTAPRFQGDNFAHNLRLVEHVRALAQARGVTPSQLALAWVLARGADIVPIPGTKRRKYLEENAAAADVRLAPEELARIEAIAPKGVAAGDRYQESGMKMVNL, encoded by the coding sequence ATGGAGCAGCGCAAGCTCGGGCAGCAGGGGCTCACCGTCTCCGCGGTGGGGCTCGGCTGCATGGGGATGAGCGAGTTCTACGGTCCTGCGGATGAGGCGGAGTCGATCGCCACGATCCACCGGGCCCTCGAGCTCGGGGTCACCTTCCTCGACACGGCGGACATGTATGGTCCGTTCAAGAACGAGGAGCTCGTCGGGCAGGCGCTCCGCGGCCGGCGGGATCGCGCCGTGCTGGCGACGAAGTTCGGCAACGAGCGGGGCGCGGACGGGAGCTGGCTGGGCGTGAACGGCCGTCCCGAGTACGTCCGGAGCGCGTGCGACGCGTCGCTGCGCCGGCTCGGCGTCGAGGTGATCGACCTCTACTACCAGCACCGCGTCGATCCGAAGGTGCCCATCGAGGACGCCGTCGGCGCGATGGCGGAGCTCGTCCGCGCGGGCAAGGTGCGGTACCTCGGGCTGTCGGAGGCGGCGGCCGGGACGATCCGGCGAGCTCACGCGGTCCACCCCATCACCGCGCTCCAGAGCGAGTACTCGCTCTGGAGCCGCGAGCCGGAGGACGAGATCCTCCCCACCGTCCGCGCGCTGGGCATCGGGTTCGTCGCCTACAGCCCGCTCGGCCGCGGCTTCCTCTCCGGCCAGATCCGCTCGATCGACGACCTCCCGGCGGACGACTACCGACGCACCGCCCCGCGCTTCCAGGGCGACAACTTCGCGCACAACCTGCGGCTCGTCGAGCACGTCCGCGCGCTCGCCCAGGCGCGCGGCGTCACGCCCTCGCAGCTCGCGCTCGCGTGGGTGCTCGCGCGGGGCGCCGACATCGTGCCGATCCCCGGGACCAAGCGGCGCAAGTACCTGGAGGAGAACGCAGCCGCCGCGGACGTCCGGCTCGCGCCGGAGGAGCTCGCGCGCATCGAGGCGATCGCGCCGAAAGGCGTCGCCGCCGGCGACCGTTACCAGGAGTCGGGCATGAAGATGGTGAACCTGTGA
- a CDS encoding VOC family protein: protein MAARWTHVVVKVADLERSIAFYRRFCGLEVVRDGRPGGHTVWLAPAARPDGPPAFVLVLYLTRVDFRLDHLGFQCEARAEVDRLAAEGARLGILAEPPFDGGGDIGYVTMVRDPDGHLVEFTFGQPIGGL from the coding sequence ATGGCCGCCCGCTGGACCCACGTCGTCGTCAAGGTCGCGGACCTGGAGCGCTCGATCGCCTTCTACCGGCGGTTCTGCGGGCTGGAGGTCGTCCGCGACGGCCGTCCCGGAGGGCACACCGTCTGGCTCGCGCCCGCGGCGCGGCCGGACGGTCCGCCGGCGTTCGTGCTCGTGCTCTACCTCACCCGCGTGGACTTCCGCCTCGACCACCTCGGCTTCCAGTGCGAGGCGCGCGCCGAGGTGGATCGCCTCGCGGCCGAGGGCGCGCGGCTCGGCATCCTCGCCGAGCCCCCGTTCGACGGCGGCGGCGACATCGGCTACGTGACCATGGTCCGCGATCCGGACGGGCACCTCGTCGAGTTCACCTTCGGGCAGCCGATCGGCGGCCTGTGA
- a CDS encoding LysR family transcriptional regulator, whose amino-acid sequence MASTPLNAQVSAAPAHERAGRLDWGNLRFFLELTRSGSLSRAAQRLSVDRNTVARRVAALEEELGLALFERGPQGWTRTPAGDELASLASRIEEDVLALARHVDARDPAVAGAVRLTTAMHLSAHLLVPALPALRERHPALVLEIAADQRTFDLGRREADLALRMGRPRDAGLVTRKLSDVAYGLYAARGSPAGRRGAVDFLSDPFIGLDDSLASAPQERWLARTAPERRVVFRSNSTASLHAAARLEVGVAVLPCFVAEADPGLVRLDAPEPPHHELWLLVHGDLRRTPRVRAVIEWVDALVEAARPSLCGP is encoded by the coding sequence ATGGCGAGCACACCGTTGAACGCGCAGGTGAGCGCCGCCCCCGCGCACGAACGCGCGGGCCGGCTGGACTGGGGCAACCTGCGGTTCTTCCTGGAGCTGACGCGGTCCGGGAGCCTCTCCCGCGCCGCCCAGCGGCTGTCCGTCGACCGCAACACGGTGGCCCGCCGCGTGGCGGCGCTGGAGGAGGAGCTGGGGCTCGCGCTGTTCGAGCGTGGGCCGCAGGGCTGGACCCGGACCCCCGCGGGCGACGAGCTGGCGTCGCTCGCGTCGCGCATCGAGGAGGACGTGCTCGCCCTCGCCCGGCACGTGGACGCGCGCGACCCGGCCGTCGCGGGGGCCGTGCGGCTCACCACCGCGATGCACCTCTCCGCGCACCTGCTCGTGCCGGCCCTCCCGGCGCTCCGCGAGCGGCACCCCGCGCTCGTCCTCGAGATCGCCGCGGACCAGCGCACGTTCGACCTCGGCCGGCGCGAGGCCGATCTCGCCCTGCGGATGGGGCGGCCCCGGGACGCGGGGCTCGTCACGCGCAAGCTGTCCGACGTGGCCTACGGCCTGTACGCCGCGCGCGGGTCGCCCGCGGGGCGGCGCGGCGCCGTCGACTTCCTGAGCGATCCGTTCATCGGCCTCGACGACTCGCTCGCGAGCGCGCCCCAGGAGCGGTGGCTCGCGCGCACCGCGCCGGAGCGCCGGGTGGTGTTCCGCAGCAACAGCACCGCCTCCCTCCACGCCGCGGCGCGCCTCGAGGTGGGCGTGGCGGTGCTGCCGTGCTTCGTGGCGGAGGCGGACCCCGGCCTCGTCCGGCTCGACGCCCCGGAGCCTCCGCACCACGAGCTCTGGCTGCTCGTGCACGGCGACCTGCGGCGCACGCCGCGGGTGCGCGCGGTCATCGAGTGGGTCGACGCGCTCGTCGAGGCGGCGCGCCCGTCGCTCTGCGGGCCCTGA
- a CDS encoding fibrinogen-related protein, with product MTCAAPNVCVGEVCSPPSCTDGVRDGDETAVDCGGACAPCTSGGACTLPEDCDSGVCSDGSCAAASCGDGVENGQETDVDCGGSCSPCPGGGACTGGGDCASGVCASGTCAEPSCDDSVQNGDETDADCGGSCAPCASGDGCESGSDCASGACASGVCTPPGCADGVKNGSETDVDCGGACAACGVGGGCGAGSDCGSGVCSEGACVAPTCSDGVTNGTESDVDCGGTCEPCPDDAGCNSPADCASQVCTSGACQTPTCDDRAKNGDETGTDCGGPACGPCANGGGCTEGADCLSGTCAVGVCADPSCTDGQPNGTETGTDCGGGSCPPCGANEGCVVPADCASQVCTGGVCQAPACDDQVKNGDESDVDCGGTTCAGCVDGFSCAGPEDCASAKCIAGVCYPQFCGNARLDGDETDVDCGGSCLACGPGGACITPEDCTSGVCTGNVCLSPTCDDRVKNGPETDVDCGGPTCNACTTGYQCATGTDCTSGICTDGICQAPTCVDQVKNGFETGVDCGGSCAGCGDGGACRVGPDCDSGVCAGNVCQAPTCADGVKNGAETGEDCGGGTCSPCENREGCASNGDCASGLCVSGVCVAEHCTDAATNGGETGLDCGGPDCAPCGDGGNCQVGTDCASGVCTNGTCAPATCTDGAKNGDESDADCGGSCPDCGANQACTSPSDCASGVCVSGACRDATCTDAVENGGESDIDCGGTCPACPLGRTCTSPADCNAGACVAGKCAAVSCVALKRSGLGFPTGTYFIAPNGTSPVTAYCDMRTLGGGWTLVLRATSTSGAEYPAGLAYTQSYSDWLTSGVGSPVVAPKVLSSQYVFPLEQLRRLTLLRNAYLRFSADGVTQVARLRKVKLSPEYAIQGQNGLAVAEKLCGIQSTTSCFLRDRGMPFAAQGGPVGPAGACVLANGGVGFWYDPSGCYSHNPFHVDDPVAFSRTTSASDTGHWSWWVR from the coding sequence GTGACCTGCGCAGCACCGAACGTCTGCGTCGGAGAGGTCTGCAGCCCTCCCTCCTGCACGGACGGCGTGCGCGATGGCGACGAGACGGCCGTGGACTGCGGCGGCGCGTGCGCGCCGTGCACCAGCGGCGGCGCGTGCACCCTCCCGGAGGACTGCGACTCCGGCGTGTGCTCCGATGGGTCGTGCGCCGCGGCGAGCTGCGGTGACGGCGTCGAGAACGGTCAGGAGACGGACGTGGACTGCGGCGGGAGCTGCTCGCCGTGTCCCGGCGGCGGCGCCTGCACCGGCGGGGGCGATTGCGCCTCCGGCGTCTGCGCCTCGGGGACCTGCGCGGAGCCCTCCTGCGACGACTCCGTCCAGAACGGCGACGAGACCGACGCCGACTGCGGCGGCTCGTGCGCGCCGTGCGCGAGCGGGGACGGCTGTGAATCCGGAAGCGACTGCGCCTCCGGAGCGTGCGCGTCCGGCGTGTGTACCCCGCCTGGCTGCGCGGACGGCGTGAAGAATGGCAGCGAGACCGACGTGGACTGCGGCGGCGCGTGCGCGGCGTGCGGCGTCGGCGGCGGCTGCGGCGCCGGGAGCGACTGCGGCTCGGGCGTTTGCAGCGAGGGCGCGTGCGTCGCCCCGACGTGCTCCGACGGTGTCACGAACGGGACCGAATCGGACGTGGACTGCGGCGGCACCTGCGAGCCATGCCCCGACGACGCGGGCTGCAACTCCCCCGCCGACTGCGCGTCGCAGGTCTGCACCAGCGGCGCTTGCCAGACGCCGACCTGCGATGATCGAGCGAAGAACGGGGACGAGACCGGTACCGACTGCGGCGGGCCGGCCTGTGGGCCGTGCGCGAACGGAGGCGGGTGCACCGAGGGGGCGGACTGCCTCTCCGGCACGTGCGCCGTCGGCGTCTGCGCCGACCCGAGCTGCACCGATGGGCAGCCCAACGGCACCGAGACCGGCACCGACTGCGGCGGCGGGAGCTGCCCGCCCTGTGGCGCGAACGAGGGCTGCGTCGTCCCGGCCGACTGCGCCTCCCAGGTCTGCACCGGCGGGGTGTGTCAGGCGCCTGCCTGCGACGACCAGGTGAAGAACGGCGACGAGAGCGACGTGGACTGCGGCGGGACCACGTGCGCTGGGTGCGTCGACGGGTTCTCCTGCGCGGGCCCTGAGGACTGCGCCTCTGCGAAGTGCATCGCCGGCGTCTGCTACCCGCAGTTCTGCGGGAACGCGCGGCTGGACGGCGACGAGACCGACGTCGACTGCGGCGGCTCTTGCCTCGCTTGCGGCCCCGGGGGCGCCTGCATCACTCCCGAGGACTGCACCTCGGGCGTGTGCACCGGGAACGTCTGCCTCTCCCCCACCTGCGATGATCGCGTGAAGAACGGCCCCGAGACCGACGTCGACTGTGGGGGCCCGACGTGCAACGCGTGCACGACCGGGTACCAGTGTGCCACCGGTACCGACTGCACCTCCGGAATCTGCACGGATGGGATCTGCCAGGCCCCGACCTGCGTCGACCAGGTGAAGAACGGGTTCGAGACCGGCGTCGACTGCGGCGGCTCCTGCGCGGGCTGCGGTGACGGCGGCGCGTGCCGGGTCGGCCCCGATTGCGACTCCGGCGTCTGCGCCGGGAACGTCTGCCAGGCACCGACCTGCGCGGACGGAGTGAAGAACGGCGCGGAGACGGGCGAGGACTGCGGCGGCGGAACCTGCAGCCCGTGCGAGAACCGCGAGGGTTGCGCCTCGAACGGCGACTGCGCGTCGGGCCTCTGCGTGAGCGGCGTGTGCGTCGCCGAACACTGCACGGACGCTGCGACCAACGGGGGCGAGACCGGTCTCGACTGCGGCGGCCCGGACTGCGCGCCGTGCGGCGACGGAGGGAATTGCCAGGTCGGGACCGACTGCGCCTCCGGCGTGTGCACGAACGGCACGTGTGCGCCGGCGACCTGCACCGACGGCGCGAAGAACGGTGACGAGAGCGACGCCGACTGCGGCGGGTCCTGCCCGGACTGCGGCGCGAACCAGGCCTGCACGTCGCCGTCCGACTGCGCGTCGGGGGTGTGCGTGAGCGGCGCTTGCCGAGATGCGACCTGCACCGACGCGGTCGAGAACGGCGGCGAGAGCGACATCGACTGTGGCGGCACCTGCCCGGCTTGCCCGCTCGGGCGGACGTGCACGAGCCCAGCCGACTGCAACGCGGGCGCGTGCGTCGCCGGGAAGTGCGCCGCGGTGAGCTGCGTGGCGCTGAAGCGCAGCGGGCTGGGCTTCCCCACGGGCACGTACTTCATCGCGCCGAACGGGACCTCGCCCGTCACGGCCTACTGCGACATGCGCACGCTCGGCGGGGGCTGGACGCTGGTTCTCCGCGCGACGTCGACGAGCGGAGCGGAGTACCCGGCGGGCCTCGCCTACACGCAGTCCTACTCGGATTGGCTCACGTCCGGCGTGGGGAGCCCGGTCGTCGCGCCGAAGGTGCTCTCGAGCCAGTACGTGTTCCCTCTCGAGCAGCTGAGGCGCCTCACCCTGCTCAGGAACGCGTACCTGCGCTTCTCCGCCGACGGCGTCACCCAGGTCGCGCGTCTCCGCAAGGTGAAGCTGTCCCCGGAGTACGCCATCCAGGGCCAGAATGGGCTAGCCGTCGCCGAGAAGCTCTGTGGGATCCAGTCGACCACGAGCTGCTTCCTGCGGGATCGTGGCATGCCGTTCGCGGCCCAGGGCGGCCCGGTTGGCCCCGCCGGCGCATGCGTCCTCGCGAACGGAGGGGTCGGGTTCTGGTACGACCCGAGCGGCTGCTACTCGCACAACCCGTTCCACGTGGACGACCCAGTCGCCTTCTCGAGAACGACGTCGGCCTCGGACACCGGGCACTGGAGCTGGTGGGTGCGCTGA
- a CDS encoding acyl-CoA thioesterase — MGGAGILMVDAAIVYRAEGRHGMTLAVEIAPDDVRTRGCDLLYRISDVATGREIARVKTGIVFFDYGARRVVSMPAAFRAVVGAPAHAG; from the coding sequence GTGGGCGGCGCCGGGATCCTCATGGTGGACGCGGCGATCGTCTACCGGGCGGAGGGGCGCCACGGGATGACGCTCGCGGTCGAGATCGCCCCGGACGACGTGCGCACGCGCGGGTGCGATCTCCTCTACCGGATCTCGGACGTCGCCACCGGCCGGGAGATCGCGCGGGTGAAGACCGGGATCGTCTTCTTCGACTACGGGGCTCGCCGGGTGGTCAGCATGCCGGCGGCGTTCCGCGCCGTGGTCGGCGCGCCCGCTCACGCTGGGTGA
- a CDS encoding SAM-dependent methyltransferase, with product MPGSLLSRPISAPRRAVHVGDGVAWLEAGALPADHALVTSLPDASELPALGADGWRRWFLAAAERACRAVADEAVAIFYQTDVKRDGAWVDKAFLVQLAAERAGSALLWHKIVCRVAPGTTTVGRPAYAHLLCVSRALRLAPGQSSPDVLPVAGAMTWPRAMPLEACAAAARFLVAHTRCRTVVDPFCGLGSMLAVANAHGLDAVGVELSRQRAERARALALPCA from the coding sequence ATGCCGGGGAGCCTCCTCTCGCGCCCGATCTCCGCGCCGCGCCGCGCCGTGCACGTGGGCGACGGCGTCGCCTGGCTCGAGGCGGGAGCGCTCCCGGCCGACCACGCGCTGGTGACGTCGCTCCCGGACGCGTCCGAGCTGCCGGCGCTCGGGGCCGACGGGTGGCGGCGCTGGTTCCTCGCCGCCGCGGAGCGCGCCTGCCGCGCCGTCGCGGACGAGGCGGTCGCGATCTTCTACCAGACGGACGTGAAGCGCGACGGCGCCTGGGTGGACAAGGCGTTCCTCGTGCAGCTCGCGGCGGAGCGCGCCGGCAGCGCCCTCCTGTGGCACAAGATCGTCTGCCGCGTCGCCCCGGGGACGACCACCGTCGGCCGGCCCGCCTACGCGCACCTCCTCTGCGTGAGCCGGGCGCTGCGGCTCGCGCCGGGCCAGTCGTCGCCGGACGTCCTGCCCGTGGCGGGCGCCATGACCTGGCCCCGCGCGATGCCGCTCGAGGCCTGCGCCGCCGCGGCGCGATTCCTCGTCGCGCACACCCGCTGCCGGACGGTGGTGGATCCGTTCTGCGGGCTCGGCTCGATGCTCGCGGTCGCGAACGCCCACGGGCTCGACGCCGTGGGCGTGGAGCTCTCCCGCCAGCGCGCGGAGCGGGCGCGCGCGCTCGCCCTGCCCTGCGCCTGA
- a CDS encoding patatin-like phospholipase family protein translates to MRRTLARPRPYTPLCAVCALAAIVALAGCRTAAPPPLPDVAPAPYDEVPPRVALVLGGGGAKGFAHVGVIRVLEDAGVPIELVVGTSVGSLVGAIYAAQPNSYALERMARGLDRDDFFDFSLAPALFGRGLASGERLERFVRERVGARTFEALRIPVAAVATDLDTGERVVLRRGDVARAVRASCAIPGVLEPVRHDGRVLVDGGVVRNLPVDVARLLGGDVIIAVDLAELEPKATPESFVEVIFRVVSLVARAEADTLRGIADVTLVPDVGKVGFIDFDRKDAAIAAGEEAARAALPRIREVLAAWPRDRATRPVPPRG, encoded by the coding sequence ATGAGACGCACGCTCGCGAGACCCAGGCCGTACACGCCGCTCTGCGCCGTCTGCGCGCTCGCCGCCATCGTCGCGCTCGCGGGCTGCCGGACCGCGGCCCCGCCGCCGCTGCCCGACGTGGCGCCGGCGCCGTACGACGAGGTGCCGCCGCGGGTGGCGCTCGTCCTCGGCGGTGGTGGCGCGAAGGGGTTCGCCCACGTCGGCGTGATCCGCGTGCTCGAGGACGCCGGGGTGCCCATCGAGCTCGTGGTGGGGACCAGCGTCGGCAGCCTCGTCGGCGCGATCTACGCCGCTCAGCCGAACAGCTACGCGCTGGAGCGGATGGCGCGCGGGCTGGATCGCGACGACTTCTTCGACTTCTCCCTCGCGCCGGCGCTGTTCGGCCGGGGGCTCGCCTCGGGCGAGCGGCTGGAGCGGTTCGTGCGCGAGCGCGTCGGCGCGCGGACGTTCGAGGCGCTCCGCATCCCGGTGGCGGCGGTGGCGACCGATCTCGACACGGGCGAGCGGGTGGTGCTGCGTCGGGGAGACGTGGCGCGGGCGGTGCGGGCCTCCTGCGCCATCCCCGGCGTCCTCGAGCCCGTCCGGCACGACGGGCGCGTGCTGGTGGACGGGGGCGTGGTCCGGAACCTGCCGGTGGACGTCGCCCGGCTGCTGGGCGGGGACGTGATCATCGCGGTGGACCTCGCCGAGCTCGAGCCGAAGGCGACGCCGGAGAGCTTCGTCGAGGTCATCTTCCGCGTCGTGAGCCTCGTCGCGCGGGCGGAGGCGGACACCCTGCGAGGGATCGCCGACGTCACGCTCGTCCCGGACGTCGGCAAGGTCGGGTTCATCGACTTCGACCGCAAGGACGCGGCGATCGCCGCCGGCGAGGAGGCCGCGCGCGCCGCGCTGCCGCGCATCCGCGAGGTGCTCGCGGCGTGGCCCCGGGACCGGGCCACCCGGCCCGTCCCGCCGCGCGGCTGA
- a CDS encoding YbhB/YbcL family Raf kinase inhibitor-like protein — MTMSIRSTAFEDGGEVPQVHTCEGEDTSPALAWSGVPAGARSLALVVDDPDAPDPRAPKMTYVHWVLYGLPSDAKGLPEAVAAKDLPPGTREGINDWKRTGYGGPCPPIGRHRYFFKLYALDTALPDLGHPTKAELEAAMKGHVLEEARVMGTYQKKSR, encoded by the coding sequence ATGACGATGTCGATCCGCTCCACCGCCTTCGAGGACGGAGGCGAGGTCCCGCAGGTCCACACGTGCGAGGGGGAGGATACGTCGCCGGCGCTCGCGTGGTCGGGCGTCCCGGCGGGCGCGAGGAGCCTGGCGCTCGTCGTGGACGATCCGGACGCGCCCGATCCCAGGGCGCCCAAGATGACCTACGTGCACTGGGTGCTCTACGGGCTGCCATCCGATGCGAAGGGCCTGCCCGAGGCGGTCGCGGCGAAGGATCTTCCGCCGGGCACGCGCGAGGGGATCAACGACTGGAAGCGCACCGGGTACGGTGGGCCGTGCCCGCCCATCGGCCGTCACCGCTACTTCTTCAAGCTGTACGCGCTCGACACGGCGCTCCCTGACCTGGGCCACCCGACGAAGGCGGAGCTCGAGGCGGCGATGAAGGGCCACGTCCTCGAGGAGGCGCGGGTCATGGGGACGTACCAGAAGAAGAGCCGGTGA
- a CDS encoding endonuclease V — protein sequence MSVALRGWPRTRAELEDAQARLGAARPPPWGWEGGALRVAGCAVVSRRGGAVAAEEELGFAAAALVELGRDGLAALAYSAAVGALRAGFESGLLALREGPLLAEAVVALPEAPGLLLVHAAGRDHPRACGLAVKLGAALGLPSVGVTRRPLVAGGPLPEDRVGARAPLTRDGEEVACRVRTRAGVHPIVAHAGWRTTPEIAAEVVLAATRGTRFPEPLRRAVQRARALRDG from the coding sequence GTGAGCGTCGCGCTCCGCGGTTGGCCGCGCACGCGTGCGGAGCTGGAGGACGCTCAGGCGAGGCTCGGCGCCGCGCGTCCTCCGCCGTGGGGGTGGGAGGGCGGGGCCCTGCGAGTCGCGGGGTGCGCCGTCGTCTCGCGTCGTGGCGGGGCGGTCGCCGCGGAGGAGGAGCTCGGCTTCGCCGCGGCGGCGCTCGTCGAGCTGGGCCGCGACGGCCTGGCCGCGCTCGCGTACTCGGCGGCGGTCGGCGCCCTCCGCGCAGGGTTCGAGAGCGGGCTGCTCGCGCTGCGCGAGGGGCCCCTGCTCGCGGAGGCGGTGGTCGCGCTCCCCGAGGCCCCCGGCCTGCTCCTCGTCCACGCGGCGGGGAGAGACCACCCTCGCGCCTGCGGGCTCGCGGTGAAGCTGGGCGCGGCGCTCGGCCTGCCCTCCGTCGGCGTCACGCGCCGGCCGCTCGTGGCCGGCGGGCCGCTGCCGGAGGACCGCGTCGGCGCGCGAGCCCCGCTCACGCGCGACGGCGAGGAGGTCGCGTGCCGGGTGCGGACGCGCGCAGGGGTCCACCCGATCGTCGCCCACGCGGGCTGGCGGACCACGCCCGAGATCGCGGCCGAGGTCGTGCTCGCCGCCACGCGCGGCACGCGCTTCCCTGAGCCGCTGCGCCGCGCCGTCCAGCGGGCGCGGGCGCTGCGGGACGGGTGA
- the dps gene encoding DNA starvation/stationary phase protection protein Dps has protein sequence MSWRYRRPWRIVSPEQEEARMYRSPNPLPEESRRRIAAALNEVLADGLDLHGQLKVAHWNVKGPHFAALHPLLETFAVSLAAHDDSVAERAVTLGAKAYGTARHVAGASRLPEYPQETTRDLDHVRLLADRIEVYLAGLRSARAVAEEHRDLDTVDLLTGIATEFEKHGWFLRATLGE, from the coding sequence ATGTCTTGGCGCTATCGACGGCCGTGGCGCATCGTGTCTCCCGAACAGGAGGAAGCACGCATGTACCGAAGCCCGAACCCGCTGCCCGAGGAGTCCCGCCGTCGGATCGCCGCCGCCTTGAACGAGGTGCTCGCCGACGGCCTCGACCTGCACGGCCAGCTCAAGGTGGCCCACTGGAACGTCAAGGGCCCGCACTTCGCGGCGCTGCACCCGCTCCTCGAGACGTTCGCCGTGTCGCTCGCCGCGCACGACGACTCGGTGGCCGAGCGCGCGGTGACGCTCGGGGCCAAGGCGTACGGCACCGCCCGGCACGTCGCCGGCGCGTCCCGGCTGCCGGAGTACCCGCAGGAGACGACGCGCGACCTCGACCACGTCCGGCTCCTGGCGGACCGGATCGAGGTCTACCTCGCCGGCCTCCGATCGGCTCGCGCGGTCGCCGAGGAGCACCGGGACCTCGACACGGTGGATCTCCTCACAGGGATCGCCACCGAGTTCGAGAAGCACGGCTGGTTCCTGCGCGCGACCCTCGGTGAGTGA
- a CDS encoding GIY-YIG nuclease family protein: MARRGPTWHVYVLRCGDGSLYTGATNDVERRVARHAAGDGARYTRARLPVVLVYTERAGDRSAALRREAALKRLTRAEKLALVQSRPGRRTRRR; the protein is encoded by the coding sequence ATGGCGCGGCGCGGCCCGACCTGGCACGTGTACGTCCTGCGCTGCGGGGACGGCTCGCTCTACACCGGGGCGACCAACGACGTGGAGCGCCGGGTCGCGCGGCACGCGGCCGGCGACGGCGCGCGCTATACCCGCGCGCGCCTGCCGGTGGTGCTCGTCTACACGGAGCGGGCCGGGGACCGCTCCGCCGCGCTCCGGCGCGAGGCGGCGCTGAAGCGGCTCACGCGGGCGGAGAAGCTCGCCCTGGTGCAGTCGAGGCCCGGGCGCCGCACGCGCAGGCGATAG